Proteins from a genomic interval of Choristoneura fumiferana chromosome 12, NRCan_CFum_1, whole genome shotgun sequence:
- the LOC141433393 gene encoding protein THEM6-like produces the protein MISVIIIILALLCLFWDVAYYIRGFATIYIGRAFQRKYKITETTSYYGICTTKDVDFFFAHMNNARFIRILDFARIHFYDRTDLYQKLIKANGQLLVGASNIRYRRSLDLFNLYRIETKLMCWNDKTIFLEHKFITLKDEFVRAIAHSRSHIIGLDLPAAMADVPGAESLKKFPDEIVQWQDALETTSAKLRKKD, from the exons ATGATTAGCGTGATAATTATAATACTAGCGCTCTTATGCTTGTTCTGGGACGTCGCGTACTATATCAGAGGATTTGCTACAATTTATATAGGAAGAGCATTTCAAAGAAAATATAAGATTACAGAGACAACGAGTTATTACG GTATCTGCACGACGAAAGATGTTGATTTCTTCTTCGCGCATATGAACAACGCTCGATTCATCAGGATTTTGGACTTTGCCAGGATCCACTTCTATGACCGCACAGACCTTTACCAAAAGCTTATTAAAGCAAATGGACAGCTTCTGGTCGGAGCCAGCAACATCCGGTACAGGCGATCCCTTGATTTATTCAATTTGTACAGGATTGAGACCAAG TTAATGTGTTGGAATGACAAGACAATCTTTCTTGAGCACAAGTTCATTACTCTGAAGGATGAATTCGTCCGAGCAATAGCGCACTCTCGCAGTCATATCATCGGCCTCGATCTACCAGCTGCCATGGCGGATGTACCCGGCGCAGAATCCCTCAAAAAGTTCCCTGATGAAATAGTCCAATGGCAAGATGCACTGGAAACAACTAGCGCTAAACTTAGGAAGAAGGATTGA